Part of the Oncorhynchus mykiss isolate Arlee chromosome 23, USDA_OmykA_1.1, whole genome shotgun sequence genome is shown below.
TTGCCCTTACGGACAAGGCCCCGGCCTCAGCTCTCGAGCCTCTACCAGACCTCGACGAGCGGGAGGGCTGAGAGGGGTCCGACAGAGAGGTGCTCCTGGAGGTGCTGTCTTCCTCGGACTGTTCTCCCTGTGTCTTTTTCTCGTCGTCTGATAGGCGGTTGGCCAGCTTTAGCGTCTCCCCGCTAATGCCCTTAAAGTACTCGATGGTGCGTTTACAAACCTCGCTGGCGTTCTCCCTACTCGTCTCACCTGACGAGCTAACCTGAGACCTGTCTTTGATGGGCAACCTGGAGGGAAACTGTATAGCTACTCTTTCCCTGCTAGACTGAGTTGTTACCTGCACTGATATTGGGGAGCTGGGTGTGCTGCTCTTTTTAATATCTTTGATTGGGATTCTAGACCTGGGCTCTACTTTGGCAATGACAGGCTCtgctcttctcctcacctcaGCCTTGACAACCTGTTTGGGTTTTTGCTTCCCTATTGCTGTGCCTTGTGTATGGAACGACCACCCTGGCGCTTTGACAGGCAGCCTCGACTTTTGCTGCTTCGCCTCAGCTTCCTTGATGGCTTCACTTTGTCTTTGTTCAGCCTGAACACTGTTTTCTTCTACTTCTAGAGAGTCTCTACAGAACAAAGCTTCAATCCTACTGGCTTTCTGAAGGGTGGGTTCAGAAGACGACTGCAAATTAAACACCACACTGCCACATTGTATATAGTTAGCCTGGACGCTAGAGGACTCaaggttattgttgttattgcagTTCTCTGCAGGGTAATCTCTTCTTTCTGACAGCTTTGGGTCTCTGTATCCGCTAAACTGACTCCCCAGTGACTGGTTTTCCAAGCTAATGTATTCTGGCATCTGACTTTCTGACATCTCTGCCTTATAATCTGTGTGATCCCCCGAGTCTTTTTTCACTGTAATGGCTATTCCCATCTTAATGGGGGTGCGTAATTTGGGGTCAACTTTAGAGGCCGTAATCGTGAATGAGGACGTGGTCTCGGCTACTGTGTCACCAGAAGGCGCATCGGTACAGCCAGTGTCAGTGCCAGTCTGTGCAGGGCTGCACTTTGCTGATGTGCTGCTTTCTGTGGCAGTCTCTAACTtcaccccctcacccctctcccctgtTTTTGACTGAGAGGTAACTACCCCTGGACTCTTGCCCCCTCTCCCCTTGTCCCCTGATTTCCCATCAGAGGAATGCTCACCAATCTGGAAAAATTGAAGTCTCTCTTCAACAAAGTCCCGCTTGCTCATGTCAATTGCACCACTGCGCGTCATCTCAAACATCTTCCCCTCATGGAAGGGGAAAGGGTTAGGCTCGCTAGTCGGTGTGCTTTCATCAGTCGGGGTTCTAGCAGGGGTAGTGTCTGGAGTGGTGGCTTGCGATTTGTCCTCCACAGACAAACCAAAAGGCTTGGGATCTTCTTCTCTCGCTTTGGCATCAAaaactccttctccttctccccctttgCTTGACCAGGGGTCAAAGTCTAAGCCTTTCGTGGCGACTGTTTTGAAGGTAGAGTTTAACTCCTCTTCGAGTTGACAACGGAAATAGTTATCTGCAAAGTCTTGTCTATCACCCTGTCTATCTGGATGTCTTCCCTCAAGAGTGTAGTCTTTTTCATCTCCGGTGTTTTGGTCTGAGTTTGCTTTCCCATTATCCCCTCCATCCTCACTTGGCGTTTTCTCCTCCTCTATGACTTCAAGCTTTGATTGACTAAAGGAACGATCACATGTCTTGCCGTCATTGGACAGGCTTGATGTTTTAGGGTCTTGTTCACTCAATCCATCATCCTCATCTTGAAGGTCATAGCCATCGAGAGAGTCTATTTCAGTGGCATCTGTGTCATGAGAGAACTCAGCAGTTGTGGCTATGGAGCAGTCTGTGATTGACTGGTCGTTGCCATTTTTCTCTAAGTCTACATCCTCTTCTTTTTCAACGCCATTCGTGCCTGACTCCTTGTTGTTTCCGTTCCTCTCAGGCTTTTGGGGTTTTAAAagcttctctccttcctccttctccttcatCTTGAAGGTGTACTTTTTGTTGGGAATGGGATGGAAGACAGACTCATCGTCGCTAGAGTCACTGTCGTCTGCTCCAGGTGGAACTGGAGAGGGAGGTTGAACCCTGATGATGGGCTCTGCAAGGAGGTGCCGATCATGCTCCTCTTGGAGGTTCACCTCCATCATCTCTGTCTCAGCCTCTGAGGAGGCACAAGATCCCCTCTTATCAGGGTCAGAATGCTCTGCCTCTAAAGGCGGAGGGGGGGGAAACTCAATGTAAGCGACTCTTTTCTCTTTGTGTCGTTTCAGTGTTTCCTGATTTCGGTTGGAGGGTTCTGATGAGGCAGGCTTGGTTTTCTTTGGCAGAGACTCCTTGTAGACGAAGGTCTTTCCTTCGTCTTCTTCAGACTCCTCTGCTATTGGAATGGGCATTCCGGGCATGTATCCAATTACGGAATCTGGCGTTCTGGAGGCAAGGCTCACCTCCTCAGAACTTGGTGTCTCAGGAGTAACAGGACTTTTGCCAGAGCTGTCCATGAGAGTAACTTGCTCTAGAGTGTCATCCTCTGGGCTGCCTTGAGGAGATGGGGTCTGTTTTTGTTTAATGGTGTAACGCGCTCCCCGTGTCTCATGCACTGTTCGGCTCTCGTGACTCACTATCTTTTTGTATGTTCCCAGCTGCTCAGCTGTTTCTTTTTCGTATTTCTTGCCCACTTGGATGCTAACATAAACTGGCAAAGGTTTGATGTCTTTGAAACCCTCAATAACAATGTTTTCCAAGTACCCTACTTGATCGCTATCTATACCATTACACACTACAGTTGACTGACTACTATCAAAAGAATCAGATGATGTTTCTACTGATGAGCAGTTTGTGGATTTTCTGGATTCAGAGCCGCTGTGTAACCTATTTCTAGCTAAAGTAGGTATTTGTAACCCTGGCCTTTCACACAGTTTAACAGAGGTATCAAATTTTAATGAAGTGGATTGATGATTTTCTGAGAAACTAGATGGCATTCTAACAGGAATTTGCGATTCCGAGTTTTTTTTTAGACCACCGGTACTATTTGGGTTTTCTCGGACCACAAGCTCTGTGTAAATTATTTTCTTGGTTGTCTCATCTTTTTTGGCTATTCCATCTCTAAAACCCTGCTGTTCTCTTTGTGAATTGTGGTCTTTGTGAATTGACACTTGGGGTTGATAGTTTCCATTTCCATGACATTCCCAAGTTTTGAAGGACTTTTTTTCTTCCTGTTCATTTCCGTTTGTGCCGTGTTTAGGAGATGAGTAAATATACCTATTAGCACTGGGGCTTGGTCCACTAGATCCTCTTACCTCACTTTCTAGAACCTTCCTTGTACATCCTGGACTGTCTGGTGATTTGGGGATATTTGAGCCTGCAAAAACTTGATACACAGGCAGCTTACTTTCCAGGAGTTTTCTTACTGGGGGATTTGACGTGTGTCCCCATTGTGGACCCGTATCTTGCTTTTGAGCCTCTTGTTCAAAATGTAGCCTAACAGCGCTGACTTTGGAGGATGACATTTGAAAAGGTTTAGAGGCATCACCCACATTTCCCTGTGAGATGCCATCCCCTGGTTTTCTATTGTCATCCTTATATTGTAGCAGCACTCTCCTCTCTGGGCTGCTTGGTAAACTAGCACATTTTCTATCATTGGAGCCAAACCTGTCTCTGAAACGGTCTCTACATTCTTCACCACTGCCCCCATTCCTGTATGCTGATCTTTCAGGACTGCTGTGCGTAGAGCTAGGCCCTGATCGTGTTTCCCTAAAGTCGGACCTACGGGACTTCTTCTCAGGGGAAGAAAGCTCATCGTTCAGTTTCTCTGTCTTATCACGAAAAAACTGAGAGACTTCGCTAAGCTTTTCCTCTGCTTCCTTAACAGTTCTGTCTACTCTGTCTTCATATATCAGCTTTTCTCTATTCTTGCTCTGTCTGTCATCAGTGACACGCATCCAAACAGAGTGCTTTGGGCTGCCAGGTTCTGAGGAATACTGCAACAGTGTTAGTTTGTCAAAGTTATCGTCTACATTGGCAATTTGACCTGATTTGTCTGTGTTTGATGACTTCAAAATATATTCTTGCCTTGATCCACTAGACCTTCCCTGACTATAACAACTCCTATCTGGGGATTGAAAACGAGACCTGTCCCTTAAATACTCCTCAGTGTCAGAGTGAGACGAGTCTGGTTTCTCAGAGAGAAGCATTTTGTCGGCAAAGTTGTAAGACTCTCCTCTTAGTTCTGATGATTCATCATCATTATATTCCACAGAGTGCTGGCTGAGTAGCTTTAGGGTTTTGTACGAGTCGTCTGCCATGAGCTGTTCAGAGCTTGGATGACTATCATCTTCCTGTGTCATGGGCGTGTTTACTCTGGAAGACTCTAGGTAACAGGGGAGCGATTCTTCaggctcctcctctccctgtcgtGACATTCCACTGTTCCCTTGGTAGAAGTACATCTCCTTCTCTGGGCGATTTTTTGTCTCCCGGATGATGACCTCAGTTGGTTCAGTTTTGTTGCCCTTTTCAATGTGAACTTCAATTATTCTTTCAACTTTGGGTTTTGAGCTGATATCTTCAAGAACTCTCTGTGATGTGTCATCGTTGCCGGCCTTGTGCTCAAACAGTCCAGCAAGTTCTCTGGAGGGATCCCTGCCGGACTGGAAAGCTTTCATGATATCATGCACTGACATTGATTCTTCAATCCTCTCTGATGTATTCTCTTtactctggggtttgtggtacacCATTCGGGTGGTAGTTGTGATGTGGGTCTCTTCCTTAACTCGCATGCCCTTGCCCATCGAGTCATCGTCCGGGCTGATTTTCATCTGAAATGATTTTGTTTGGTCCACATTGGATGCATTCAGCCCTTTGGGCTCAGCATCAATGTATCTAACCTCCCTTGTATCCTCCGTCATTGGTTGCTTGTTATCTTCAGGAGACTCATAGCTCCTAATAACATGAACAACCTCAGTCCTTGTCTCCGTGATTACTGGTGGAATATCCTGGAAAAGCGTCTTGGGTCCCATGCCTTCTGCACTCTGTGGGGCAGATGGCGTCCTTTCACTCCTTGTCTCAAAGCCACTGTCTGAGAGGGGACTCTTGTCCTGGTCATGTGCGATGTCATCTGGAGATTCTAACATGGCATCAGGCCCAAATAGCACATCTGCTAGTTTACAGAGCTCCTTTTCTGAGGCAGAGGACCGCATGTTTGCGGGTGGCATTTTCAGCTTGTGCTCAGGTTTAAGCATACgtttctgtttctcctctccttctcgtCTAACCTCATCAGATCTATGCTTTACATCTGCAATTTTTGAGATAGAGCTACTGCCAATGTCATTTGTCAAGTAGTCTACTACCTTCGATAGATTGAAATCTCTGTCTGGTATAGTCTTAGTTTTGATTTGAGGGACCACTGTCTCATATCTTGGTGGATAACTCCAGTTGCTTTGCTGGGGATCCACTGGCACTTGTTTAGAGAACTGTACCTCGTCTGTTGTATTTGTTTTAAAAGCTGTCTTGTTAATCTTTGCCGTATCCTTGGTTAGGATCTCACTAACTTTGACCAGGTCCTGTTTCACTTTCTCTACAATTCTGTAAGGCTCCTCGTCCTCCATTCTAGCCTCTTTGGGGAAGTCAGACTGGAAACCTTTGGAGGCTGAACTTGGTTCTGTTTGCAAGATGTTAGACATCCGTATCAAGTCCTCTTTCATTTCTGCCACGTCCTTCAGTATCTCTTGGCTGGAGGACAGCGGGGATGAGGTGGTGGATTTTAGGGCAGCCGGGGACATGAATAAGGGGGATTTGACAGGTGACAGAGTTCTGGCAAAGGAAGACTGGGCTTGAGAGTTTGTCTCAGCAGGCATAGTTTTTCGAGGGGACAAGAGGGCAGCAGCTGACTTTGACACCTCAGGGAGCTTTTTAAATTGGGGTTCTGGCAAAACATTTATAATTGAATACACTGGGACAGTCATTGGGCTTGGTGGGTTTAGTGGGGACCGTAAAGAGGCATATAGGGAACTAGAGGCTGAGGATCTTATGGACTGGTAAGAGGATGACGCTGAGGAGGACATGGACTTGAGAGTGCCATATCCAGAGGCAGAGCAGGAATTGAACGTTTTTTCAACCTCGTCAAAGGCTGCATTTACGCTTGTTGTTGCTGCATTGGTGGTTGCCTGTATCCTCCCCTGTAAGCTGCTGGAGAGTAGGGATGTGGGGGAGGAGGAGCGGTACTTTGTAGGGGATACTGTTCCATTGATCAGAGCTGCAGCACTAGGAGGAGTGTTGGATTTAATTGGTgatgagagggaggaaaagagactCCTTGAGGGGCTTGAGGGGTCTGCACTGGACCGGACAGAGGAGAGGCCAGGAACAGTTTTTATAGGAGAGGACGATGTTGTTGTGCCAGTGCCCACAATGACACCCTTGAATGGAAGAGTTGAACTGTACATGTTCAGTGAGGATTTAGGGGAAGCAGGTGGCGTCATAGTGATTGATGACCTTTCTAGCAGACACCCTCCACCAGTGGTGATAGGAGAGGTTCTAGTAGACAATGCTGCCAGTCCCTTGATGGAAACATGGTCTGGAATGCTTCTGACTGGCGATGACTGGAGACTGGGGGTAACCTGAACTGGGTACTGGGCCTGCTGAACTACAGTCTTTATTGGGGATGAAATGGTCCTGTACGACCTGATGGGGGAAGCTATGTCGCTGACTGACTTGATGGAATGGGCCGGTGAGCCGCCTATGTTGGACTTGATGGGGGACGCTGAGGTGATGGACCACACAGACTTCAGTGGAGAGGCAGTGGGCGTGTTGGACGATGAACTGGAGTGGGAACCGAATCCAGACTTGGCTTGGCCAGGGACGGAGACAGGAACAGCCGACCACGCCTGATAAGATCTCGTTGAAAAGACAGGTTTGTGAGTGTAGCCAGTAGGCTGTGTTCTCGGCGAGCTCCGATCAGTTGTTTCTTGAATAACCAAACCAAAGATTTAACATAAATTCAACGGaaaataattgaaataataaaaacagagaaaccagagagagaaagTTGGAGTCAGTAAGGCCAATATTAATCAAAGCAGTAAGAATAATATAATTTATAAAACGTCAATTACTATCTAAACAAAGATATGGTGAAAAGTGATTGTTTAAGGTCAATGATCTGTCACAAAATAGAACAGATGCAAGATAACACACAATGAAGCATACGTGGCAACAAAATGcttgacataacagtgaagaagaAACCATttcaaacataccaagacaacaacacaaccattCTATTAACCATTGATGTGCTTTGTCTGTTTGCCGTTTTGCTGCAGTGCCTTTTATATGTTTGGTGCACACCATGGTCATATGTTTCCAATGCCAAAAATGACCCCACAATCCTTTTAGTATATTATTAGTGCAATAATTGTCTCAAGGGTTCACTTATTGATTGGTTCACAAGAAATGAATGCCCTGAACAATCACTAAGCCAATAAAAGTGAGGTGTTCTTCAAAAGAATGAAAACGCTACAAGATAATAATTATATTTGACATTTGGATGTTGCAATGCCAGTAGTTTTCACAAAAATGTTATGATACAAAAacaaggaaaatatatttcacaaaaTGGAGAGGGTCTGCAaagtatactaaacaaaaatataaatgcaacatgaaacaatttcaaagattttactgagttacagtttacataagaaaatcagtcaattgaaataaataaattaggccctaatctatggattttacatgacggGGCAGGGTTTCGTTCATGGGTGGGCCTTGGCGGGCATAGGCCCACATACTTGGCAGCCAGACCCACCCACTAGGGAGCCAAGCCCAGCAAATCAGAATTCATTTTtcaccacaaaagggctttattacagacaaaaatactccTCAGTACAACCCCCCACCGCCCCTCAGACGATCACACTATTtgagaagccagatgtggaggtcctgggctggcgtggttacacgtggtctgcggttgtgaggccggacggacacactgccaaattctctaaaacgacgttggaggcagcttatagtaaagaaatgaacattaaattctctggcaacagctctggtggacattcctgcagtcagcatgccaattacacgctccctcaaaacttgagacatctgtagcattgtgttgtgtgacaaaactgcacattttaaagtggccttttattgttcccagcacaaggtgcacctatgtaatgatcgtgccgtttaatcagcttcttgatatgccacacctgtcaggtggatggattatcttggcaaaggagaaatgctcactaacagggacgtaaacaaacttgtgcacaacatttgagagaaataagcttttgtgcgtatggaacatttcagggattttttttaaatatttcagctcatgaaacatgagaccaacactttacatgttgcatttatatattttttcagtgcATAAGACACCAAGCAAGGGTTGTCCGGGATGGATATGAATCATGACGTGTATGATGACAGTATGGAAAGTGCTCATAATTCTACACTATTGATATATGAATATATCATAAAGGTAATATCGTACACTGCATATGAAGTTGAATAACGTTATTGATATTTTGTATGAACTGAGGATTTATGAAAGTGAAGATGTTAAACTCACTCGCTGCAGGGTCGGTCAGATAGCTGTAGCGCTTACGCAAAGCTAAGGAGGCAAAGGTATGACGTCGGTCTGGTTTTTCagtctgcaacaacaaaaacaacaaaatatctTTTAACATAAAATAAAGATTGGATTTAAATGCCAAAAATGTATATTCCCTTTTTTGACATTACGGACAGAATTTCTCCCATTTTGTGATTTTGAAATCAAATCGAAATGATGCATTTTGCAGTGTGGGAGTCCATGTTGTTGAGGTAGTAGGCACTGCAAGCGATTGACTAAGAGATCCATGCTTTCCTCCGATTGGACAGATTGAGAGTGACCTTGGTGGCGCGATTTCAAGTGCATTAATCAATCTCATTTTGAAGAAACAC
Proteins encoded:
- the LOC110502535 gene encoding ankyrin-3 isoform X20 is translated as MAHAASALKKNRDVDVNAIEDEKEKKRRIKKLASREQKRKSDSNASYLRAARAGNLEKALDYLKSGVEINICNQNGLNALHLASKEGHVEVVAELLKLEANVDAATKKGNTALHIASLAGQTEVVKELVTNGANVNAQSQNGFTPLYMAAQENHLEVVRFLLGHNSSQSMATEDGFTPLAVALQQGHDQVVSLLLENDTKGKVRLPALHIAARKDDTKAAALLLQNDHNADVESKMMVNRTTESGFTPLHIAAHYGNINVATLLLNRGAAVDFMARNDITPLHVASKRGNSNMVKLLLDRGSKIDGKTKDGLTPLHCGARSGHEQVVEILLDRGAPILSKTKNGLSPLHMATQGDHINCVQLLLQNDVPVDDVTNDYLTALHVAAHCGHYKVAKLIVDKKANPNAKALNGFTPLHIACKKNRVKVMELLLKHGASIQAVTESGLTPIHVAAFMGHDNIVNSLTHHGASPNTTNVRGETALHMAARAGQADVVRYLLQNGANVETKAKDDQTALHISSRLGKADIVQQLLQRGASANAATTSGYTPLHLAAREGHEDVAAMLLDQGASLSASTKKGFSPLHVAAKYGKMEVASLLLQKRAAPDAAGKSGLTPLHVAAHYDNQRVALLLLDQGASPHASAKNGYTPLHIAAKKNQMDIGTTLLEYGADTNAVTRQGISPVHLAAQEGSVDLVSLLLSKNANVNMGNKSGLTPLHLAAQEDKVNVAEVLLNQGADIDPETKMGYTPLHVACHYGNIKMANFLIQNQARVDGKTKNGYTPLHQAAQQGHTHIINLLLQHGASANQLTVNGNTALSIARRLGYISVVDTLMPLTDENLTSVTTTEKHKMNVPETMNEFLDMSEDEVKANVPEILNEDCISDVDEGEDAMTGDTDKYLRPQDLKELGDDSLPQEGYMGFSIGVRSASPRISLRSFSSDRSNTLNRSSYARDSMTIEEILAPTKDTLQSVCKDLSYLVDPLNKHLAVTRDYDAECLRRYSWTPDTMDHSNTVSSPIHSGFLVSFMVDARGGSMRGSRSNGMRIIIPPRKCTAPTRITCRLAKRHKLAYPPPMVEGEGLVSRLVEVGPAGAQFLGPVIVEIPHFGSMRGKERELIVLRSDNGDTWKEHQYDCHPSDITDILNGMDEELDSNAELEKKRICRIITRDFPQYFAVVSRIKQESNHMGPEGGTLTSQTVPMVQASFPQGALTKKIRVGLQAQPVPDDMVRNLLGNRATFSPIVTVEPRRRKFHKPITMTIPVPPRSAEGHPSGHRGDSTPCLRLLCSITGGTSPAQWEDITGTTPLSFVTDCVSFTTNVSARFWLTDCHQTPETVSLASQLYRELICVPYLAKFVVFAKMNDPVESRLRCFCMTDDKVDKTLEQQENFEEVARSKDIEVLEGKPIHVDCYGNLSPLTKSGQQLIFNFFSFKENRLPFNVKVRDMGQEPCGRLSFLREPKTTKGLPQTAVCNLNITLPTHKKDMMESDPDDETEKPDRRHTFASLALRKRYSYLTDPAAKTTDRSSPRTQPTGYTHKPVFSTRSYQAWSAVPVSVPGQAKSGFGSHSSSSSNTPTASPLKSVWSITSASPIKSNIGGSPAHSIKSVSDIASPIRSYRTISSPIKTVVQQAQYPVQVTPSLQSSPVRSIPDHVSIKGLAALSTRTSPITTGGGCLLERSSITMTPPASPKSSLNMYSSTLPFKGVIVGTGTTTSSSPIKTVPGLSSVRSSADPSSPSRSLFSSLSSPIKSNTPPSAAALINGTVSPTKYRSSSPTSLLSSSLQGRIQATTNAATTSVNAAFDEVEKTFNSCSASGYGTLKSMSSSASSSYQSIRSSASSSLYASLRSPLNPPSPMTVPVYSIINVLPEPQFKKLPEVSKSAAALLSPRKTMPAETNSQAQSSFARTLSPVKSPLFMSPAALKSTTSSPLSSSQEILKDVAEMKEDLIRMSNILQTEPSSASKGFQSDFPKEARMEDEEPYRIVEKVKQDLVKVSEILTKDTAKINKTAFKTNTTDEVQFSKQVPVDPQQSNWSYPPRYETVVPQIKTKTIPDRDFNLSKVVDYLTNDIGSSSISKIADVKHRSDEVRREGEEKQKRMLKPEHKLKMPPANMRSSASEKELCKLADVLFGPDAMLESPDDIAHDQDKSPLSDSGFETRSERTPSAPQSAEGMGPKTLFQDIPPVITETRTEVVHVIRSYESPEDNKQPMTEDTREVRYIDAEPKGLNASNVDQTKSFQMKISPDDDSMGKGMRVKEETHITTTTRMVYHKPQSKENTSERIEESMSVHDIMKAFQSGRDPSRELAGLFEHKAGNDDTSQRVLEDISSKPKVERIIEVHIEKGNKTEPTEVIIRETKNRPEKEMYFYQGNSGMSRQGEEEPEESLPCYLESSRVNTPMTQEDDSHPSSEQLMADDSYKTLKLLSQHSVEYNDDESSELRGESYNFADKMLLSEKPDSSHSDTEEYLRDRSRFQSPDRSCYSQGRSSGSRQEYILKSSNTDKSGQIANVDDNFDKLTLLQYSSEPGSPKHSVWMRVTDDRQSKNREKLIYEDRVDRTVKEAEEKLSEVSQFFRDKTEKLNDELSSPEKKSRRSDFRETRSGPSSTHSSPERSAYRNGGSGEECRDRFRDRFGSNDRKCASLPSSPERRVLLQYKDDNRKPGDGISQGNVGDASKPFQMSSSKVSAVRLHFEQEAQKQDTGPQWGHTSNPPVRKLLESKLPVYQVFAGSNIPKSPDSPGCTRKVLESEVRGSSGPSPSANRYIYSSPKHGTNGNEQEEKKSFKTWECHGNGNYQPQVSIHKDHNSQREQQGFRDGIAKKDETTKKIIYTELVVRENPNSTGGLKKNSESQIPVRMPSSFSENHQSTSLKFDTSVKLCERPGLQIPTLARNRLHSGSESRKSTNCSSVETSSDSFDSSQSTVVCNGIDSDQVGYLENIVIEGFKDIKPLPVYVSIQVGKKYEKETAEQLGTYKKIVSHESRTVHETRGARYTIKQKQTPSPQGSPEDDTLEQVTLMDSSGKSPVTPETPSSEEVSLASRTPDSVIGYMPGMPIPIAEESEEDEGKTFVYKESLPKKTKPASSEPSNRNQETLKRHKEKRVAYIEFPPPPPLEAEHSDPDKRGSCASSEAETEMMEVNLQEEHDRHLLAEPIIRVQPPSPVPPGADDSDSSDDESVFHPIPNKKYTFKMKEKEEGEKLLKPQKPERNGNNKESGTNGVEKEEDVDLEKNGNDQSITDCSIATTAEFSHDTDATEIDSLDGYDLQDEDDGLSEQDPKTSSLSNDGKTCDRSFSQSKLEVIEEEKTPSEDGGDNGKANSDQNTGDEKDYTLEGRHPDRQGDRQDFADNYFRCQLEEELNSTFKTVATKGLDFDPWSSKGGEGEGVFDAKAREEDPKPFGLSVEDKSQATTPDTTPARTPTDESTPTSEPNPFPFHEGKMFEMTRSGAIDMSKRDFVEERLQFFQIGEHSSDGKSGDKGRGGKSPGVVTSQSKTGERGEGVKLETATESSTSAKCSPAQTGTDTGCTDAPSGDTVAETTSSFTITASKVDPKLRTPIKMGIAITVKKDSGDHTDYKAEMSESQMPEYISLENQSLGSQFSGYRDPKLSERRDYPAENCNNNNNLESSSVQANYIQCGSVVFNLQSSSEPTLQKASRIEALFCRDSLEVEENSVQAEQRQSEAIKEAEAKQQKSRLPVKAPGWSFHTQGTAIGKQKPKQVVKAEVRRRAEPVIAKVEPRSRIPIKDIKKSSTPSSPISVQVTTQSSRERVAIQFPSRLPIKDRSQVSSSGETSRENASEVCKRTIEYFKGISGETLKLANRLSDDEKKTQGEQSEEDSTSRSTSLSDPSQPSRSSRSGRGSRAEAGALSVRAKVDRASGSERSRRSRRTGGKEGSQVAGPRAPPVAEIKPSPQSPCERTDLRMAIVADHLGLSWTELAREMNFSVDEINHIRVENPNSLTAQSFMLLKKWVSRDGKNATTDALTGVLTKVNRMDIVTLLEGPIFDYGNISGTRSFADDNAVYLDQADDYHCILAQLQSPAQLHSDPSFTELYSEPPTLTIDPEPSPVQLKPDPPIFILTQSESWADHMEPDSSTRSPSRPYELSLYIPTLDFDPTATTNTGMAEGDQVLIVEEEKKEVDISLQQMSFASPEQCEVEKEVKKQVSFFSSSLSSPSSPWQAQQDSRQAGAEEVVKGDGEEVVEAGEMVENGDKVVEEGDNKMVLEGGKERENGAEVAEEGAKVVKEGDNKMVLEGGKEPENGAEALGEQGVSGSTEEKDGDENEMTEDKLKSLLEDIHLEEGSEEEEGEEMTEAKVQEILSQVKQAEKDMCSLPGWHSETFSVNVEPPTPGRSVSSDLLDRQENSQENSSDSATSSSRGEPGRSRHNGDHTELPPHDGSLPLSQDSANRRAGHGKEEGVLVSEKKVQVIRKVIRRVSMPDDQGGDRGRWDRGDLWPCPFSLEEELEQGDGAKSRRKEERLGEKKLHS